One genomic region from Spirulina subsalsa PCC 9445 encodes:
- a CDS encoding cyanoexosortase B system-associated protein — translation MKISDTNPQPIPSPTTASRVSRPHLVMVILLAIVLLVGAVPQYIQGAWSWREPPAIPALSEMLALTRNGLELPGWTTQEQTEVRLGGQGWSGQSIIGDDHDRPITLLLLPQKTIRDQPDVEWVDVSGQMRWKMGTMTTLTVDVQHDGQTIPVSARFFQAFTEHQTFAVVQWYALDREGTPTPGRWFWLDQWAQLRGQRVPWVAVSLLIPVSPLRDLEDSEGLATTLIETVQSTIMSDVF, via the coding sequence ATGAAAATCAGCGATACCAATCCCCAACCCATCCCATCCCCAACAACAGCCTCCCGCGTCTCCCGTCCCCATCTGGTGATGGTGATTCTCTTAGCCATCGTGTTACTGGTGGGGGCAGTCCCCCAATATATTCAAGGGGCTTGGTCTTGGCGTGAACCCCCCGCCATTCCCGCCCTGTCGGAAATGCTCGCCCTGACCCGCAACGGCTTAGAATTGCCCGGTTGGACAACCCAAGAACAAACCGAAGTCAGATTAGGCGGACAAGGCTGGTCCGGTCAATCTATCATCGGTGACGATCATGATCGACCCATTACCCTGTTGTTATTGCCCCAGAAAACCATCCGAGATCAGCCCGATGTGGAATGGGTGGATGTGTCTGGACAAATGCGCTGGAAAATGGGGACTATGACCACCCTCACGGTAGACGTACAACACGACGGACAAACCATTCCCGTATCCGCCCGCTTTTTCCAAGCCTTCACCGAACATCAAACCTTTGCCGTAGTTCAATGGTACGCCCTAGACCGAGAAGGAACCCCCACCCCCGGGCGCTGGTTTTGGTTAGACCAATGGGCTCAACTCCGCGGCCAGCGCGTGCCTTGGGTAGCCGTGAGTCTCTTAATTCCCGTCAGTCCTCTGCGGGACTTAGAAGATAGCGAAGGTTTAGCCACCACCTTGATTGAAACCGTACAATCCACCATTATGAGTGATGTGTTTTGA
- the crtB gene encoding cyanoexosortase B: MVQRLKNPAFLLERRWLYAMMGGLFILLYAPLMVHWVDGWLNKTISIEHEYFSHGLIGFPFAAYIVWLQRKKWRRLGDRTHPVGGILLALGALCYFSGTGELVNLSLPILLTGLCLWLKGVPGLKLQGFPLILVWLATPNAMPYLISPFSIILQTFIANVAGFILIHAGMDVQVESIYLTVGGRLVEVAPHCSGLKMLFTSLYVGLMLLYWTDNLRSRPKTIALLLGAAFISVTANILRNTLLTYFHGSHQDQLFAWLHEGWGGDLYSAGMLGLVLVWMNILDRLHLTPTPTLAPEPPQNPTGDSEP, encoded by the coding sequence ATGGTACAACGTTTAAAAAACCCAGCTTTTCTGCTAGAGCGCCGTTGGCTCTATGCCATGATGGGGGGATTGTTTATCCTCCTCTATGCTCCCTTAATGGTTCACTGGGTCGATGGTTGGCTCAATAAAACCATTAGCATTGAACATGAATATTTTAGTCATGGCTTGATCGGTTTTCCCTTTGCCGCCTATATTGTCTGGCTGCAACGGAAAAAATGGCGCAGATTAGGCGATCGCACCCATCCCGTCGGTGGGATTCTCTTAGCCCTTGGGGCGCTGTGCTACTTTAGCGGCACCGGGGAACTGGTGAACCTTTCCCTGCCCATTCTCCTCACCGGCCTTTGTTTGTGGCTCAAAGGGGTGCCGGGGCTTAAATTACAAGGCTTTCCCCTGATTTTAGTCTGGTTAGCCACCCCTAACGCCATGCCCTATTTAATCTCGCCCTTTTCCATTATCCTCCAGACCTTTATTGCCAATGTGGCCGGGTTTATCCTCATCCATGCTGGGATGGATGTTCAAGTCGAAAGTATTTATCTCACCGTAGGGGGGCGTTTGGTGGAAGTTGCGCCCCACTGTTCCGGGTTAAAAATGCTCTTCACCAGCTTGTATGTGGGGCTAATGTTATTGTATTGGACCGATAACTTGCGATCGCGCCCCAAAACCATCGCCCTCCTCCTCGGAGCCGCTTTCATTAGTGTCACAGCCAACATTCTACGCAATACCCTCCTAACCTACTTTCATGGCAGCCATCAAGATCAACTCTTCGCTTGGCTACACGAAGGATGGGGCGGGGATCTTTATTCCGCCGGGATGTTAGGATTAGTCCTCGTCTGGATGAACATTCTCGACCGTTTACACCTCACCCCCACCCCCACCTTAGCCCCAGAACCCCCACAAAACCCGACGGGAGACTCTGAACCATGA
- a CDS encoding polysaccharide biosynthesis/export family protein, which yields MPDSALNIRLSRVWVTALAGSSLGIILGSVSPAIAQDQTIDPNLRGPIPIFHSPAGTMGFPVIPPPIPTESDAPPPTFPEGERIPPGYTPPVRDESPLNQFNRYRLAVGDGIAVSVPNFPEFQAAGSINLEGNFSIPILGPISLVGLTIEEAQAKISYELGERFLQRPPEVLVLLNAPRAPDVTVVGEVFEPGFYQLPPGSDPIDAVQYAQGSTQDADLRSVIVRRTLVDGTIIEQSVNLFDPLSQGIKIPTLILQHGDSVIVNRIPVGEEQFYDQNLVARSNVSQVAIAVRIVSHPNMVATTVNLPNGSTFLDAVTQMGSFNQSQLNRIALIRFDPELGRPVVQYLSGRAALQGDLSENPPLRHNDILVVNRNLIGRISYALNTFTQPFRDILGFLLFFNQLVNSASDLFQPGGGGQ from the coding sequence ATGCCTGATTCTGCCTTGAATATTAGACTATCAAGGGTGTGGGTCACGGCCTTGGCTGGGTCATCTCTAGGCATCATCCTAGGAAGCGTCTCCCCGGCCATCGCCCAAGATCAAACCATCGACCCTAACCTACGGGGCCCCATTCCCATCTTCCACAGCCCCGCTGGGACGATGGGGTTTCCCGTGATCCCACCCCCCATTCCCACAGAATCTGATGCCCCTCCCCCCACCTTCCCAGAGGGGGAGCGCATTCCTCCCGGTTACACGCCCCCAGTGCGCGATGAAAGCCCCTTAAACCAGTTCAACCGCTACCGTTTAGCGGTTGGGGATGGGATTGCCGTTTCTGTGCCGAATTTTCCCGAATTTCAGGCCGCAGGCAGTATTAACCTAGAAGGCAATTTTTCTATCCCCATTCTCGGCCCCATTTCCTTGGTCGGTTTAACCATTGAAGAAGCCCAAGCCAAAATTAGCTATGAACTGGGGGAACGCTTTTTGCAAAGACCTCCTGAAGTTTTAGTCCTCTTGAATGCCCCTCGCGCCCCCGATGTAACCGTTGTGGGGGAGGTGTTTGAACCGGGATTTTATCAACTCCCTCCGGGTTCAGATCCGATTGATGCCGTGCAATATGCCCAAGGCAGCACCCAAGATGCGGATTTACGCTCAGTTATAGTGCGGCGGACTTTAGTCGATGGCACGATAATTGAACAAAGTGTGAACTTGTTCGATCCTCTCAGCCAAGGGATTAAAATCCCAACCCTGATTTTACAACATGGGGATTCGGTGATTGTCAACCGGATTCCGGTAGGGGAAGAACAGTTTTATGATCAGAATTTAGTCGCTCGGTCTAATGTGTCTCAAGTGGCAATTGCCGTCCGGATTGTGAGTCATCCCAATATGGTTGCTACAACGGTGAATTTACCCAACGGTAGCACCTTTTTGGATGCGGTCACTCAGATGGGATCGTTTAATCAAAGTCAATTGAACCGCATTGCCTTAATTCGTTTTGACCCCGAATTGGGGCGGCCAGTGGTGCAGTATTTAAGTGGACGGGCGGCACTACAGGGGGATCTCTCAGAAAATCCTCCCTTACGCCATAACGATATTTTGGTGGTGAACCGTAACTTAATCGGTCGGATTAGCTATGCTTTGAATACCTTTACTCAACCCTTCCGGGATATTTTGGGCTTTTTGCTGTTCTTTAATCAGTTAGTGAATAGCGCCAGTGATTTATTCCAACCCGGTGGAGGTGGACAGTAG
- a CDS encoding DUF3037 domain-containing protein, protein MVSRYSIIQYVPNPIADERINVGVLAFDEDLVRVRFLNNWERVRHFGREDPHFLQDFASRREKVAAQGLLFPGDFPNQVSRQDRLLKVAQGWFNSVQFTEPRGSLETVEFLIDDLAKTYLVESCVPQIRKHDRAFAVQVTKQRIKKVLESHFNEKAKQLFRTDYRLSGCLKSHQFDVVVANGKPYFAAQGVSFDVKIRSTEQDSMILKISDVKQNKPDFPLAIVTVPPQMNNPKYQQLNQVYEKTTGLFSDLGAEVLTAEKVEGWVSRHLGEIEV, encoded by the coding sequence ATGGTAAGTCGATATAGCATTATCCAATATGTTCCTAATCCCATCGCTGATGAGCGGATTAATGTTGGGGTGTTGGCGTTTGATGAGGATTTAGTGCGTGTTCGATTCCTGAACAATTGGGAACGAGTGCGTCATTTTGGTAGGGAAGATCCCCATTTTTTACAGGATTTTGCCAGTCGGAGGGAAAAGGTAGCCGCTCAAGGATTATTGTTTCCGGGAGATTTTCCTAATCAAGTTTCTCGTCAAGATCGTTTATTAAAGGTTGCACAGGGTTGGTTTAATTCGGTTCAATTTACAGAACCTAGGGGTTCTTTAGAAACCGTTGAGTTTCTGATTGATGACTTGGCTAAAACCTATTTGGTGGAGTCTTGTGTTCCCCAGATCAGGAAACATGACCGCGCTTTTGCTGTTCAGGTGACAAAACAACGGATTAAGAAGGTTTTGGAGTCTCATTTTAACGAGAAAGCAAAACAATTGTTCAGAACAGATTATCGGTTATCTGGTTGCTTGAAATCCCATCAGTTTGATGTAGTTGTGGCAAATGGTAAGCCTTATTTTGCGGCTCAAGGGGTTTCTTTTGATGTGAAAATTCGCTCAACTGAACAAGACTCTATGATTTTAAAAATTTCTGATGTTAAGCAGAATAAACCTGATTTTCCCTTAGCTATTGTGACTGTTCCTCCTCAGATGAATAACCCTAAATATCAGCAACTGAATCAAGTTTATGAAAAAACTACAGGACTTTTTTCAGATTTAGGGGCAGAGGTTTTAACCGCAGAAAAAGTTGAGGGTTGGGTGAGTCGTCATCTGGGAGAGATCGAGGTGTGA